The genomic segment GAATGGTATTTAATAATTATTTTACTCACAACTCCCCCTTTTCCAAAGGGGGATCAAAAATAAGGGAGCATGCTATGAAAGTAAGTATTGACAAGGAACTCTGTGCCGGTTGTGGATTATGCGTAGATATTGTCCCGGAAGTATTTGAATTTGTAGACGAAATGGCTATTGTAAAAATGAAGACCGTAAA from the Deltaproteobacteria bacterium genome contains:
- a CDS encoding ferredoxin — encoded protein: MKVSIDKELCAGCGLCVDIVPEVFEFVDEMAIVKMKTVKDTLTVQVREAADECPVEAIIIEG